The genome window CATGACCTGCGCGGCATGCCCCATTACCATCAAGAAGGCCCTGACCGAAGTCGATGGCGTCACCAAGGCCGAGGTGAGCTTCGACAAGAAGGAGGCCGTGGTGACCTTCGATGACACCAAGACCAGCGTGCCGGCCCTCATCGGAGCCACGACGAACGCGGGGTACCCATCACATCTGGGTCAGTGAGTATACCTCCCGAGATATACATGAGACCGCGCTGTGACATGCGAGAAGCCTCTGGTCATCGATCAAAAGATTGGGCTGCCGGGGGCCTAAGCTTCGCTCTCGCTTGGGGGCTTCCTGGCTTGGCGCTCGCCGG of Pseudomonadota bacterium contains these proteins:
- the merP gene encoding mercury resistance system periplasmic binding protein MerP; translated protein: MKKLLTVAVVSLLTTFCTSAWAASKTVTLSVSGMTCAACPITIKKALTEVDGVTKAEVSFDKKEAVVTFDDTKTSVPALIGATTNAGYPSHLGQ